Part of the Microbacterium sp. Clip185 genome is shown below.
TCGACCTCGCGGAGGTCGGGGCCGAGGGCCTCCACGAAGTAGAACTCGCTGTGGGCGGACTGCCAGAGCAGGAAATCGCTGAGGCGCTGCTCGCCCGACGTGCGGATCACGAGGTCGGGGTCGGGCTGGCCGCCCGTGTAGAGGTGCTCGCCGATCTGCTCGGGCGTGAGGCTCTCGGCGAGCTCTTCCAGCGAGCCGCCGGTGTGGTCGTACTGCGTGATGATGCTGCGCACCGCATCCACGATCTCGCCGCGACCGCCGTAGCCGACGGCGAGGTTGACGTGCATGCCGGTGTTGCCCGCCGTACGTTCCTGCACGTCGGCCAGCACGTGGGCGAGCTCCTGGGGCAGCGGGGCCGCGCGGCCCACGTGCTGCACCCGCCAGTCGCGTTCGTGCGACAGCTCGTCGGCGAGCTCGGCGATGATCTCGATGAGATCGGCCAGCTCCTTCGAGTCGCGCTTGGTGAGGTTGTCGATCGAGAGGAGGTAGAGCGAGACGACCTTCACCCCGAGCTCGTCGCACCAGCGCAGGAACTCGCGCATCTTGGCCGCGCCCGCACGATGCCCGTGCGCCGCGGAGTCGTACCCCAGCTGACGCGCCCAGCGCCGGTTGCCGTCGATCATCATCGCGACGTGTCGAGGAACGGATGCGGGCGGGATCTGCCGGCGCAGACGATTGCTGTAGAGACGGTAGAGGGGCCCTCGCCCCTCACTCTCCCGACCGCTGGTCACTCCCCTACGCTACCGCCAGCACGGCTCAAGACACGCGCATTCGGCGAACGCTGAGGCTATGTGCGGCCTGCGGCATACCCCGCGGCATACCCTGGGCACATGACCCCCTCCGGCGTTCCCGACGTGCCCTCGCTGCCGCTGATCGACGCCGCTGAGAAGGATGCCAACACGGAGATCCGCCCCACCTGGCGCGGCTGGATCCACGCGGGCACCTTCCCGGTCGCGATCGCCGCCGGCATCGTTCTGATCGTTCTCGCGCACGGCACCGCGGCCAAGTGGTCTGCGGCCGTGTTCATGACCACCTCGCTGCTCTTGTTCGGCAACTCCGCGTTGTATCACCGCTTCGATTGGAAGCCGCGCACGAAGGTCGTCCTCAAGCGGATCGACCACGCCAACATCCTGCTGCTGATCGCGGGAACCTACACACCGCTGGCGGTGCTGGCGCTTCCTCCCGAGAAGTCGGTGCTGCTGCTGAGCCTCGTGTGGGGCGGGGCGATCCTCGGCATCCTCTTCCGGGTCTTCTGGATCCACGCGCCGCGCTGGCTGTACGTGGCGCTGTACATCCTGCTCGGCTGGGCGGCGGTCATGTACATCGTCGACCTGCTCAATGCGAACGTCGCGATGATGGTGCTCGTCATCGTCGGCGGTCTGCTCTACACCGGCGGCGCCGTCGTCTACGCGCTCAAGCGGCCCAACCCGTGGCCCGGAAAGTTCGGGTTCCACGAGATCTTCCATGTCTGCACCGTGCTGGCGTTCCTCTGCCACTGGGCGGCGTGCCTGCTCATCTGCCTCGCCCCCGCCTACAACGGCTGAGACTCAGCGCTGCGCGGGGTCGATGTCCTCGTCGTCGGTCTCCGAGTCGCGCTCGGCGGCATCGCCCTGCTTCGCCGCCAGCTCTTCCGCATCCAGCTGCTCGCGGATCTCGGACCGATAGCGCCCACGACGGATGCGGCGCAGCATGTCCCACACCAGCACGATCACCGCGACACCCACGAGCGCGATGGCGGCGAAGCCCCAGGGGCCGGGGGTCACGAGCAGCGGGTCGACATCGGTCGGCGTCGGGGTCGGGGTCACCTCGGCGAGCCACACGGCCAGGTGCATGGATGTCTCCGTTCCGCGCGCGAGCGCTTAGCCTGGACTCAAGCCTAATTCCCGATCCGAGGGTCCATGACGACGCAAGAACTGCTCGACGAGCGTTACGGCCGCACCCGCGGTGCCCGTTCCGGACGTTTCTGGGCCGTGTTCGCATCCGTCGGTATCGCGGCTGCTGTGATCATCGCCGGCTGGTACGCGTTCTCGGCCAGTTCCTCGTCGGTGGATGCGGTCACGACCGGCTACCAGCTGGTCGATGAGCACACCACGAGCGTCTCGTTCCAGGTGACCGTGCCGCCGAACACGGCGGTCGCGTGCGTGCTCGAGGCGCAGGATGAGGAGCACGGTGTCGTGGGCTGGCGAGTGGTCGAGTACCCGCCCTCCCCCGAGCACACGCGGGCTTTCGTGGAGCAGATTCCGATCACCGCTGAGGCGACCACGGGATTGGTCAACGGATGCTGGGTGCCGTAGGCTGACGGAAACTGATCGACGACGCCCTGGCAACCGCCAGGGCGTCTTGGCATAGTTGCGGCGCCTTGCGCTGCGACTCACGACGAAGGAGAGACCGTGTCTTCTGACGCAACGGTGAGCTTCCTCACTCAGGACGCCTACGACCGGCTGGTTGCCGAGCTCGAGCACCTGTCCACGACCGGCCGCGAGGAGATCGCGAAGCGGATCGAGGCGGCTCGTGAAGAGGGCGATCTCAAGGAGAACGGCGGCTACCACGCCGCGAAGGACGAGCAGGGCAAGCAGGAGGCCCGCATCCGCACGCTGCAGGCGATGCTGAAGAACGCCAAGGTGGGCGAGGCTCCCGAGTCGACCGGTGTGGTCGAGTCCGGCACCGTGGTGACCGCGATCGTCGCCGGCGGCGAAGAGGTGTTCCTGCTGGGCAACCGCGAGATCGCGGCGGGCAGCGAGCTCGACGTCTACAGCGAGGCGTCGCCGCTGGGTGCCGCCATCCTGGGCCTGCGCGAGGGCGAGAAGACCTCGTACACCGCCCCCAACGGCCGCGAGATCGCGGTCGAGGTCGTGAAGGTCGAGACCTACACGGGCCAGTGAGCGCGGACGCGCCGGTCAGTCGGCGACGACGACCGGCGCGAACCCCGCAGCCTCCAGTGCTGCGATCACTTCCGCGCGGTGCTCCATGCCCCGCGTCTCGACGCTGACCTGCAGGATCACTTCGCTGATCTGCAGGCCCTGCCCGTGACGGGTGTGCTGCACCTCGGTGACGTTCGCCCCGACGCGCGCGATGACCTCGGAGACCTGCACGAGCTGACCCGGACGATCGGGCAGCGGGATGCGCATCGTCATGTAGCGGCCCGCGGCGCTGAGTCCGTTGGAGATCACGCGCTGCAGCAACAGCGGGTCGATGTTGCCGCCCGAGAGCACTGAGACGACCGGACCCGACGCCGAGATCTTGCCGGTCATGAGGGCTGCGACGCCAACCGCACCCGCAGGCTCCACGACGAGCTTCGCGCGCTCCAGCAGCATGAGGATGGCGCGCGCGATGTCGTTCTCGTCGACCGTCACGACCTCGTCGACCAGCTGGCGGATGATCTCGAACGGCACATCGCCGGGGCGGGCCACGGCGATGCCGTCGGCGATCGTCGGCGTCGTGGCGACCTCCAGGGGCACGCCCGCCGCCAAGGATGCGGGGTAGGCGGCGGAGTTGGCCGCCTGTACGCCGATGATGCGCACGGTGCGACCCTCGGCCGCGGCGCGGGCCTTGATGGCGGCGGCGACGCCGGCGGTGAGCCCGCCTCCGCCGATGCCGAGCACGACGGTGTCGACGGC
Proteins encoded:
- the trhA gene encoding PAQR family membrane homeostasis protein TrhA; the protein is MTPSGVPDVPSLPLIDAAEKDANTEIRPTWRGWIHAGTFPVAIAAGIVLIVLAHGTAAKWSAAVFMTTSLLLFGNSALYHRFDWKPRTKVVLKRIDHANILLLIAGTYTPLAVLALPPEKSVLLLSLVWGGAILGILFRVFWIHAPRWLYVALYILLGWAAVMYIVDLLNANVAMMVLVIVGGLLYTGGAVVYALKRPNPWPGKFGFHEIFHVCTVLAFLCHWAACLLICLAPAYNG
- the ilvA gene encoding threonine ammonia-lyase; its protein translation is MSLPTLADFEDAARTLTGLITRTPMDESQVLSEIVGAPVILKMENLQRTGSFKIRGAIYRLSRLTEEERARGVVAASAGNHAQGVALAAQRLGIAATIFMPLGVPVPKLLATRGYGAEVVLEGDTVETPLRLAAEFAERTGAVLIHPFDHRDIVVGQGTLGLEVYDDLPAVDTVVLGIGGGGLTAGVAAAIKARAAAEGRTVRIIGVQAANSAAYPASLAAGVPLEVATTPTIADGIAVARPGDVPFEIIRQLVDEVVTVDENDIARAILMLLERAKLVVEPAGAVGVAALMTGKISASGPVVSVLSGGNIDPLLLQRVISNGLSAAGRYMTMRIPLPDRPGQLVQVSEVIARVGANVTEVQHTRHGQGLQISEVILQVSVETRGMEHRAEVIAALEAAGFAPVVVAD
- a CDS encoding isoprenyl transferase, which produces MTSGRESEGRGPLYRLYSNRLRRQIPPASVPRHVAMMIDGNRRWARQLGYDSAAHGHRAGAAKMREFLRWCDELGVKVVSLYLLSIDNLTKRDSKELADLIEIIAELADELSHERDWRVQHVGRAAPLPQELAHVLADVQERTAGNTGMHVNLAVGYGGRGEIVDAVRSIITQYDHTGGSLEELAESLTPEQIGEHLYTGGQPDPDLVIRTSGEQRLSDFLLWQSAHSEFYFVEALGPDLREVDLLRAIRDYARRDRRFGK
- a CDS encoding DUF4307 domain-containing protein; the encoded protein is MTTQELLDERYGRTRGARSGRFWAVFASVGIAAAVIIAGWYAFSASSSSVDAVTTGYQLVDEHTTSVSFQVTVPPNTAVACVLEAQDEEHGVVGWRVVEYPPSPEHTRAFVEQIPITAEATTGLVNGCWVP
- the greA gene encoding transcription elongation factor GreA yields the protein MSSDATVSFLTQDAYDRLVAELEHLSTTGREEIAKRIEAAREEGDLKENGGYHAAKDEQGKQEARIRTLQAMLKNAKVGEAPESTGVVESGTVVTAIVAGGEEVFLLGNREIAAGSELDVYSEASPLGAAILGLREGEKTSYTAPNGREIAVEVVKVETYTGQ